The Urbifossiella limnaea genome has a window encoding:
- a CDS encoding prenyltransferase/squalene oxidase repeat-containing protein — MRTAVLLATLVATIPAPAAEPADTLADLRGFFAKTARPDGSFRPGTEPAYEGMSDSAFSDLAPVAYAVVLHRTFGWKLPDEAKTREFLLSRQRDDGSFVNVAGTVGPDSAAGRAYNTTMAVMALNRSR; from the coding sequence ATGCGCACCGCCGTCCTTCTCGCCACACTCGTCGCCACGATCCCGGCCCCGGCCGCCGAGCCCGCCGACACCCTCGCCGACCTCCGCGGCTTCTTCGCCAAAACCGCCCGCCCCGACGGCTCGTTCCGCCCCGGCACCGAACCCGCCTACGAGGGCATGTCCGACAGCGCGTTCAGCGACCTCGCCCCGGTCGCCTACGCCGTCGTGCTCCACAGGACGTTCGGCTGGAAGCTCCCCGACGAGGCCAAGACGCGCGAGTTCCTCCTCAGCCGCCAGCGCGACGACGGCTCGTTCGTCAACGTGGCCGGCACCGTCGGCCCCGACTCGGCCGCGGGCCGGGCCTACAACACGACGATGGCCGTGATGGCGCTGAACAGGTCGCGGTAG
- a CDS encoding plasmid pRiA4b ORF-3 family protein, which yields MLDLGPRNEEGNPRAEPLPVHPALLAPAFVQATGGNRLLTFGTVEGVIERGFPAASYQATLFACTRRLPTPVLYLEATLAHKKDVKRRMATPGMILDDPQPGELRAVKVIPNPAAQEDGFFIPTNMRVPPRLGDPRHEQHEEMLEWRGRSTPKPSTPRRRRGR from the coding sequence ATGCTGGATCTTGGGCCGCGGAACGAAGAAGGCAATCCGCGGGCGGAACCGCTCCCAGTTCATCCGGCCCTTCTGGCCCCGGCGTTCGTGCAGGCCACCGGCGGCAACCGGCTACTGACCTTCGGCACGGTCGAGGGGGTCATCGAGCGGGGGTTCCCCGCCGCCAGCTACCAGGCCACGCTGTTCGCCTGCACCCGCCGCCTGCCGACGCCGGTGCTGTACCTGGAGGCGACGCTGGCCCACAAGAAGGACGTGAAGCGGCGGATGGCAACGCCAGGCATGATTCTCGACGACCCGCAGCCGGGCGAACTGCGGGCGGTGAAGGTGATCCCGAACCCGGCGGCGCAGGAGGACGGGTTCTTCATCCCGACCAACATGCGGGTTCCCCCCCGCCTCGGTGACCCCAGGCACGAGCAGCACGAGGAGATGCTGGAATGGCGGGGCCGTTCGACCCCAAAGCCTTCGACCCCAAGAAGGCGACGAGGGAGATGA
- a CDS encoding DUF1552 domain-containing protein — MTSRRAFLQTSAAAGASALLNFRLSALDAPPSARLPMRFVFMHRGNGLFPHVMVPRGLSRQEQEQEQRKEAFAADLGRLDLPDWMIPLAAHKNDLAVVQGLSGKMCTTGHHSWCSALGVMRANERPSSIKWATADFELARMFPSPVEHVELAVFPLDGGNPRGNLDGIAQGFSARGREQPNYAFGSPRVAVRELFRSVAESRDEQVRYRLERQLLEFTGGREGAAGAGLTPLEARKVQGYAESIDAVRERNRRVEAMADRLRRHVPRLDAKFLAQDMTTLDRQTGHTEVLLAALVSGLTNVVAFTVDELGHHYTGIPGIEGERVNMHSVGHNQAFGGVEATEIRARTERHHMSLINTIVTRLKGVPEGDGTMFDNTTIFYFPDGGETHHAVGTEFPFLVVSGRNARLKLGNRYVRLPFWGRPGHKTLGNWWTTLLNAYGNPVAHYGELDAGLARFVPDQRGPIREFLA; from the coding sequence GTGACCTCGCGCCGCGCATTCCTGCAGACGAGCGCCGCCGCCGGCGCGTCCGCCCTGCTGAATTTTCGGCTCTCGGCCCTCGACGCGCCGCCGTCGGCCCGGCTGCCGATGCGGTTCGTGTTCATGCACCGCGGCAACGGGCTGTTCCCGCACGTCATGGTCCCGCGCGGGCTGAGCCGCCAGGAGCAGGAGCAGGAGCAGCGGAAGGAGGCGTTCGCGGCGGACCTCGGGCGGCTCGACCTGCCCGACTGGATGATCCCGCTCGCGGCCCACAAGAACGACCTCGCCGTCGTCCAGGGGCTGTCGGGCAAGATGTGTACGACGGGCCACCACTCGTGGTGCTCGGCGCTGGGCGTGATGCGGGCGAACGAGCGGCCGTCGTCGATCAAGTGGGCGACGGCCGATTTCGAACTGGCCCGGATGTTCCCGTCGCCGGTCGAGCACGTCGAACTCGCCGTCTTCCCGCTCGACGGCGGCAACCCGCGCGGCAACCTCGACGGGATCGCCCAGGGCTTCTCGGCCCGCGGCCGGGAACAGCCGAACTACGCCTTCGGCTCGCCGCGGGTGGCGGTCCGCGAGCTGTTCCGCTCCGTCGCCGAGTCGCGGGACGAGCAGGTGCGGTACCGGCTCGAACGCCAGTTGCTCGAATTCACCGGCGGCCGCGAGGGGGCCGCCGGCGCCGGCCTCACCCCACTCGAGGCGCGCAAGGTCCAGGGCTACGCCGAGTCAATCGACGCGGTCCGCGAGCGCAACCGCCGGGTCGAGGCGATGGCCGACCGCCTGCGCCGGCACGTCCCCCGGCTCGACGCCAAGTTCCTGGCCCAAGACATGACCACGCTCGACCGCCAGACCGGGCACACCGAGGTGCTGCTCGCCGCGCTCGTCTCGGGCCTGACCAACGTCGTCGCGTTCACCGTGGACGAGCTCGGCCACCACTACACCGGCATCCCCGGGATCGAGGGCGAGCGGGTCAACATGCACAGCGTCGGCCACAACCAGGCCTTCGGCGGCGTCGAGGCGACCGAGATCCGCGCGCGCACCGAGCGCCACCACATGTCGCTCATCAACACCATCGTCACCCGGCTCAAGGGCGTACCCGAGGGCGACGGCACGATGTTCGACAACACGACGATCTTCTACTTCCCGGACGGCGGGGAGACGCACCACGCGGTCGGCACCGAGTTCCCGTTCCTGGTGGTGTCGGGCCGCAACGCCCGGCTGAAGCTCGGCAACCGCTACGTCCGTCTGCCGTTCTGGGGTCGCCCCGGCCACAAGACGCTCGGCAACTGGTGGACCACGCTGCTCAACGCCTACGGCAACCCAGTCGCCCACTACGGCGAGCTCGACGCCGGCCTCGCCCGTTTCGTCCCCGACCAACGCGGCCCCATCCGCGAGTTCCTGGCGTAG